Proteins from a genomic interval of Streptomyces sp. NBC_01445:
- a CDS encoding Maf family protein, giving the protein MSDPHVSTPVSTRRLVLASQSPARLALLRQAGLAPEVLVSGVDEDAVSAPTPAELALALAEAKASVVAAKPEVHGALVIGCDSVLDIDGQALGKPADAEEATARWKSMRGRAGTLQTGHCVYDTATGRYVSAVASTVVRFGEPSDAEIAAYVASGEPLHVAGAFTLDGRSAPFIDGIDGDHGNVIGLSMPLLRRLLAQLGVNITDLWAD; this is encoded by the coding sequence ATGAGTGATCCCCACGTGAGCACCCCCGTGAGCACCCGCCGTCTCGTCCTCGCCTCCCAGTCCCCGGCCAGGCTGGCCCTGTTGCGCCAGGCGGGCCTGGCCCCCGAGGTCCTGGTCAGCGGGGTCGACGAGGACGCCGTGTCCGCCCCCACCCCGGCCGAACTGGCCCTGGCGCTCGCGGAGGCGAAGGCGTCCGTGGTCGCGGCGAAGCCTGAGGTGCACGGCGCCCTGGTGATCGGCTGCGACTCGGTCCTGGACATCGACGGCCAGGCGCTCGGCAAGCCCGCGGACGCCGAGGAGGCCACGGCGCGCTGGAAGTCGATGCGGGGCCGCGCGGGCACCCTGCAGACGGGCCACTGCGTGTACGACACGGCGACGGGCCGCTACGTGTCGGCGGTGGCCTCGACGGTGGTCCGGTTCGGCGAGCCGAGCGACGCGGAGATCGCCGCGTACGTGGCCTCGGGCGAGCCGCTCCACGTGGCGGGCGCGTTCACGCTGGACGGCCGCTCGGCCCCGTTCATCGACGGCATCGACGGCGACCACGGGAACGTGATCGGCCTGTCGATGCCGCTGCTGCGCCGCCTGCTGGCCCAACTGGGCGTGAACATCACGGACTTGTGGGCGGACTGA
- a CDS encoding acetyl/propionyl/methylcrotonyl-CoA carboxylase subunit alpha — MRKVLIANRGEIAVRVARACRDAGIASVAVYAEPDRDASHVRAADEAFALGGDTPATSYLDMAKVLQAAKDSGADAIHPGYGFLSENAEFAQAVLDAGLIWIGPPPQAIRDLGDKVAARHIAQRAGAPLVAGTPDPVSGSDEVVAFAREHGLPIAIKAAFGGGGRGLKVARTLEEVPELYDSAVREAVAAFGRGECFVERYLDKPRHVETQCLADQHGNVVVVSTRDCSLQRRHQKLVEEAPAPFLSQAQNEQLYTASKAILKEAGYVGAGTVEFLVGMDGTISFLEVNTRLQVEHPVTEEVAGIDLVREMFRIADGEELGYTDPALRGHSFEFRINGEDPGRGFLPAPGTVTRFAPPTGPGIRLDAGVETGSVIGPAWDSLLAKLIVTGATREQALQRAARALAEFEVEGMATAIPFHRAVVTDPAFTSDPFTIHTRWIETEFVNEIKPFAATPDTDSDEETGRETVVVEVGGKRLEVSLPSSLGMSLARTGLAAGAKPKRRAAKKSGPAASGDTLASPMQGTIVKVAVEEGQEVKEGDLVVVLEAMKMEQPLNAHRTGTIKGLSAEIGASITSGATICEIKD; from the coding sequence GTGCGCAAGGTGCTCATCGCCAACCGTGGCGAAATCGCTGTCCGCGTGGCCCGGGCGTGCCGGGATGCCGGTATCGCGAGCGTTGCCGTTTACGCGGAACCGGACCGGGACGCTTCGCATGTCCGGGCCGCGGACGAGGCGTTCGCGTTGGGCGGTGACACCCCGGCCACCAGCTATCTCGACATGGCGAAGGTGCTGCAGGCCGCCAAGGACTCCGGCGCGGACGCCATCCACCCCGGCTACGGATTCCTGTCGGAGAACGCGGAGTTCGCCCAGGCCGTCCTGGACGCCGGACTGATCTGGATCGGCCCGCCCCCGCAGGCCATCCGCGACCTCGGCGACAAGGTCGCCGCCCGGCACATCGCCCAGCGCGCCGGCGCCCCCCTGGTCGCCGGCACCCCGGACCCCGTATCCGGCTCCGACGAAGTCGTCGCGTTCGCCCGGGAACACGGCCTGCCCATCGCCATCAAGGCAGCCTTCGGCGGCGGCGGCCGCGGCCTCAAGGTCGCCCGCACCCTCGAAGAGGTCCCCGAGCTCTACGACTCCGCCGTACGCGAAGCCGTCGCAGCCTTCGGCCGCGGCGAATGCTTCGTCGAGCGCTACCTCGACAAGCCCCGCCACGTCGAAACCCAGTGCCTCGCCGACCAGCACGGCAACGTGGTCGTCGTGTCCACCCGTGACTGCTCGCTGCAGCGCCGCCACCAAAAACTCGTCGAAGAAGCCCCCGCCCCCTTCCTCAGCCAGGCGCAGAACGAACAGCTCTACACCGCCTCCAAGGCCATCCTCAAGGAAGCCGGCTACGTCGGCGCCGGCACCGTCGAATTCCTCGTCGGCATGGACGGCACCATCTCCTTCCTCGAGGTCAACACCCGCCTCCAGGTCGAACACCCCGTCACCGAAGAAGTCGCCGGCATCGACCTCGTACGCGAGATGTTCCGCATCGCCGACGGCGAAGAACTCGGCTACACCGACCCCGCCCTGCGCGGCCACTCCTTCGAGTTCCGCATCAACGGCGAAGACCCCGGCCGCGGCTTCCTCCCCGCCCCCGGCACCGTCACCCGCTTCGCACCCCCCACCGGCCCCGGCATCCGCCTCGACGCCGGCGTCGAGACCGGCAGCGTCATCGGCCCCGCCTGGGACTCCCTCCTCGCCAAACTCATCGTCACCGGCGCCACCCGCGAACAAGCCCTGCAGCGCGCCGCCCGCGCCCTGGCCGAGTTCGAGGTCGAAGGCATGGCCACCGCCATCCCCTTCCACCGCGCCGTCGTCACCGACCCGGCCTTCACCAGCGACCCCTTCACCATCCACACCCGCTGGATCGAGACCGAGTTCGTCAACGAGATCAAGCCCTTCGCCGCCACCCCCGACACGGACAGCGACGAGGAAACCGGCCGCGAGACCGTCGTCGTCGAGGTCGGCGGCAAACGCCTCGAGGTCTCCCTGCCCTCCTCCCTCGGCATGTCACTGGCCCGCACCGGCCTCGCCGCCGGCGCCAAACCCAAACGACGCGCCGCGAAGAAGTCCGGCCCCGCCGCCTCCGGCGACACCCTCGCCTCCCCCATGCAGGGCACCATCGTCAAGGTCGCCGTCGAAGAAGGCCAGGAAGTCAAGGAAGGCGACCTCGTCGTCGTCCTGGAAGCCATGAAAATGGAACAACCCCTCAACGCCCACCGCACCGGCACCATCAAGGGCCTCAGCGCCGAGATCGGCGCCTCCATCACCTCCGGCGCCACCATCTGCGAGATCAAGGACTGA
- a CDS encoding TetR/AcrR family transcriptional regulator, whose product MRADARRNYERLLAEARTAFAEHGTGASLEDVARRAGVGIGTLYRHFPNRHALMSAVFEDAVNDLLARSRALLADPQPCSALVAWLRDIITHAGEYRGLSRALMSASHDASSALSRCSTPMREAGQALLSRAQRAGAVRADVSIGDLLQLTNAIALAAEETPDDPELADRLLRLTLRGITAG is encoded by the coding sequence ATGCGGGCCGACGCACGCCGGAACTACGAGCGACTGCTCGCGGAGGCGCGTACGGCGTTCGCGGAGCACGGCACGGGCGCGTCCCTGGAGGACGTGGCGCGGCGCGCGGGCGTCGGCATCGGGACGCTCTACCGGCACTTCCCGAACCGGCACGCGCTGATGAGCGCGGTCTTCGAGGACGCGGTGAATGATCTGCTGGCGCGCTCGCGGGCGCTGCTCGCGGACCCGCAGCCATGCTCGGCGCTCGTGGCATGGCTGCGCGACATCATCACTCATGCGGGTGAGTACCGCGGGCTCTCACGTGCCCTCATGTCGGCGTCGCACGACGCCAGTTCGGCCCTGTCGCGGTGCAGTACGCCGATGCGCGAGGCGGGCCAGGCCCTGCTGTCCAGGGCGCAGCGGGCAGGTGCCGTACGCGCAGACGTGTCGATCGGCGATCTGCTTCAGCTGACCAACGCGATCGCGCTGGCGGCGGAGGAGACCCCGGACGACCCGGAGCTGGCGGACCGGCTGCTCCGGCTGACGCTGCGAGGCATCACAGCAGGCTAG
- a CDS encoding DeoR/GlpR family DNA-binding transcription regulator has product MFAAERRQLILEMVRANGAVSLRELARVVQTSEVTVRRDVRALEAEGLLDRRHGGAVLPGGFTRESGFPQKSHLATAEKTAIADLAAGLVEEGEAIVVGAGTTTQELARRLARVPGLTVVTNSLLVAQALAHANRVEVVMTGGTLRGSNYALVGSGAEQSLQGLRVTRAFLSGSGLTAERGLSTSNMLSASVDRALVQAAAEVVVLADHSKLGTDTMFQTVPTDVITRLVTDEPPGHDDRALTELQALADQGVQIAIAGTSATGTGPAGGDPAPTRQARRDVPLPGQRRTQLPGGPQLRSASALDQAPPERAARVADLRRR; this is encoded by the coding sequence GTGTTCGCTGCAGAACGTCGTCAATTGATCCTCGAAATGGTGCGGGCCAATGGAGCGGTATCGCTCCGGGAGCTCGCCCGTGTCGTCCAGACCTCCGAAGTGACCGTACGGCGGGACGTGCGCGCACTGGAGGCAGAAGGACTCCTCGACCGCCGGCATGGCGGTGCGGTATTGCCGGGCGGATTCACGCGGGAGTCCGGCTTTCCGCAGAAATCACATCTCGCGACCGCAGAGAAGACGGCCATCGCCGACCTCGCCGCGGGCCTCGTCGAAGAAGGCGAAGCCATTGTGGTGGGAGCGGGTACGACCACGCAGGAGCTGGCCCGCCGGCTCGCGCGCGTCCCCGGGCTGACCGTCGTCACCAACTCCCTTCTGGTGGCACAGGCGTTGGCCCATGCCAACAGGGTCGAGGTCGTCATGACGGGCGGCACTCTGCGCGGTTCCAACTACGCACTCGTGGGCAGCGGGGCCGAGCAGTCCCTCCAGGGACTCAGAGTCACCCGCGCCTTCCTCTCCGGCAGTGGTCTGACCGCCGAACGAGGCCTCTCCACGTCCAACATGCTGTCGGCCTCGGTCGACCGCGCGCTGGTGCAGGCCGCGGCCGAGGTCGTCGTCCTCGCCGACCACTCCAAGCTCGGCACCGACACGATGTTCCAGACGGTACCGACCGATGTGATCACGCGCCTCGTGACGGACGAACCGCCCGGCCACGACGACCGCGCCCTCACCGAACTCCAGGCACTCGCCGACCAGGGGGTGCAGATCGCGATCGCCGGAACCTCGGCGACCGGAACCGGGCCGGCGGGGGGAGACCCCGCCCCGACGCGGCAGGCGCGCCGGGACGTACCTCTGCCGGGCCAGCGCCGCACCCAGCTCCCGGGCGGTCCCCAGCTGCGCAGCGCTTCCGCCCTCGACCAGGCACCCCCTGAGCGCGCGGCAAGGGTGGCCGACCTCCGGCGGCGCTGA